One part of the Candidatus Neomarinimicrobiota bacterium genome encodes these proteins:
- a CDS encoding sugar transferase, translating into MLKNNSFIRRNWRVIVALVTYLIDSLAIFTCGTTTWYLLSRFYPGPVTKPTAALLLVISFWAILSFFALVIGLYRQLYPLNSSSHYLLAAKSYVYAVAFILISFYFLHLVNIPRSFILLCLVLIPIHFIIGRGLLTLLHQVFQHIGLGIHNVLLLLDGKTTDSIPRQLIRLPSLGYNIRGLLVNSKESRIKNGHFLGKEVPIYTLSQIDNIIPREEIDRIFIPSTSFVVNGFHDIIEKCKHHQIKLKVVSPEASSLLRMARVHDLAGITLYTTPRWRIELAKRVIKRIFDVIGATILILMLSPVFLLTSIAIFIESGWPIYYTQRRASVKGGKEFKFIKFRSMIHGAEKIREYLSDLNEASGALFKMKNDPRMTKVGRFIRKFSIDELPQLFNVLIGDMSLVGPRPLPIEDFEKVKVENDFWEAISDRAKAKPGITGLWQISGRSDLSFNEMVLLDLYYVEHQSLIFDLEILFETIPAVLFSRGAY; encoded by the coding sequence ATGCTTAAAAATAATTCATTTATCCGCCGCAACTGGCGTGTTATCGTCGCCCTTGTCACCTACCTCATCGACTCCTTAGCTATATTTACCTGCGGAACCACCACCTGGTATCTGCTGTCTCGCTTTTACCCGGGTCCCGTCACAAAACCCACTGCAGCCCTTCTGCTGGTCATCTCCTTCTGGGCGATCCTATCCTTCTTTGCCCTCGTAATCGGGCTCTACCGCCAACTATACCCACTCAATTCCAGCTCCCACTACTTATTAGCGGCCAAATCGTACGTCTACGCTGTAGCCTTCATCCTGATATCATTCTATTTTTTGCATTTAGTTAACATTCCCAGAAGTTTTATTCTCCTATGCCTCGTGCTGATACCCATTCACTTTATCATTGGCCGCGGTCTGCTCACGCTCCTCCACCAAGTCTTCCAGCATATCGGACTCGGGATCCATAATGTGCTTCTCTTGTTAGATGGCAAAACGACCGACAGTATCCCGCGACAGCTGATAAGGCTGCCCAGTTTAGGTTATAACATACGGGGACTTCTAGTCAATTCAAAGGAGAGCCGTATCAAGAATGGCCATTTCCTTGGGAAAGAAGTACCAATTTATACCCTGTCTCAAATTGACAATATTATCCCCCGAGAGGAGATCGACCGAATCTTCATCCCATCAACCAGCTTCGTCGTCAACGGTTTCCACGATATCATTGAAAAATGCAAGCATCATCAGATTAAGCTCAAAGTTGTATCACCTGAAGCGAGCAGTTTATTGCGAATGGCAAGGGTCCACGACCTGGCAGGAATAACCCTCTACACCACACCCCGATGGAGAATAGAATTGGCAAAGCGGGTTATAAAAAGAATCTTCGATGTAATCGGGGCCACGATACTCATTCTAATGCTTTCACCAGTCTTTCTCCTAACCAGCATAGCTATATTCATTGAGTCCGGCTGGCCGATCTATTATACCCAAAGGCGCGCATCCGTCAAAGGCGGCAAAGAATTTAAGTTTATTAAATTTAGAAGCATGATCCATGGCGCTGAAAAGATCAGGGAGTACCTCTCAGATCTGAATGAAGCCAGCGGCGCCCTTTTTAAAATGAAAAACGATCCCCGCATGACCAAGGTGGGGCGCTTTATCCGAAAGTTCAGCATCGATGAACTGCCGCAACTTTTCAATGTATTGATTGGTGACATGAGTCTGGTTGGCCCTCGACCGCTGCCGATCGAGGATTTTGAGAAGGTGAAGGTGGAAAATGATTTCTGGGAGGCCATTAGCGATCGAGCCAAGGCAAAGCCTGGAATAACCGGCCTGTGGCAAATCTCAGGCCGCAGCGATCTCAGTTTTAATGAAATGGTCCTGCTGGACCTTTATTATGTCGAACACCAGTCGCTCATCTTCGACCTGGAAATCCTATTTGAGACCATACCGGCCGTACTCTTCAGTAGGGGGGCCTACTAA